Proteins from one Coffea arabica cultivar ET-39 chromosome 8c, Coffea Arabica ET-39 HiFi, whole genome shotgun sequence genomic window:
- the LOC113705520 gene encoding ABC transporter G family member 32 isoform X1: MWNSSAAADTFTRTTESRSSDDEEALWLAALQRSPTFVRARTSVFRNLSGGFSLIDVAKLRDQEQKQVLDKLVNTINEDSELFFKKVRRRFDAVDLEFPKVEVRFQNLNVDAFVHVGSRALPTIPNFLCNMTEVFLRQLRIFPGRRKKLSILKNVCGILRPSRLTLLLGPPSSGKTTLLLALAGRLGPGLQMSGRVTYNGHDMREFVPQRTSAYVSQHDCHMAEMTVRETLEFSGRCQGLGYKQDMLMELLRREKDAGIFPDEELDLFMKGVALGDQTSVIAEYVMKILGLDICADTLVGDEMLKGISGGQKKRLTTGELLMGGSPVLLMDEISTGLDSSTTHQIIRYLRHATHAFDGTTIVSLLQPDPETYELFDDIILLSEGQIVYQGPREAAIDFFESMGFKCPSRKNIADFLQEVISEKDQGQYWSLNSDHQYIPGSKFVEGYRSFNVGKLLAEELSIPFDKRYNHSAALSTNKYAVRRTELLKISFSWQFLLMKRNSSVFVFKYIQLLLIIFIMTSVFFRTTMHHNTLDDGGVYLGALYFAILMILFNGFLEVPMLIAKLPVLYKHRDSRFYPLWMYTLPSWLLSMPTSLVESILWVAITYYAVGFDPQITRCLQQFLLYFCMHQMSIALFRVMASLGRNLVVANTFGSFAMLVVMALGGFILSRDSIPSWWIWGYWFSPLMYAQNAASVNEFLGHSWDKKAANNTESLGVTLLKVRGLFPEKYWYWIGVGALIGYTIAFNLLFTLFLTYLNPLGNAQVVVSTEGLPVKREEQEDICSDISLGEFLNHSHSYNGKQMKKHRGMVLPFQPLSMSFNNICYYVDVPQELKQQGVPEDRLQLLVNVTGAFRPGVLTALVGVSGAGKTTLMDVLAGRKTGGYIEGSIYISGHPKKQETFARVSGYCEQNDIHSPCLTVRESLLFSAWLRLSSRINIKTQRAFVNEVMELVELNSLSGALVGLPGVDGLSTEQRKRLTIAVELVANPSIVFMDEPTSGLDARSAAIVMRTVRNIVDTGRTIVCTIHQPSIDIFESFDELLLMKQGGKLIYAGPLGERSCKLINYFEAVEGVRKIRPGENPATWILEVTSPAEEICLGIDFAEIYHRSNLFERNKDLVDHLSKPTGDSDELSFPSKYSRSFFSQFLACLWKQNLSYWRNPQYTAVRFFYTVVISFMFGTICWRFGSKRENQQDIFNAMGSMYAAVLFIGITNASSVQPVVYIERFVTYRERAAGMYSALPFAFAQATIEFPYVFAQSLIYSTIFYFLASFELNLWKVVWYMYFMYFTLLYFTFFGMMTTAVTPNHNIAAIIGAPFFMMWNLFSGFTISHMRIPIWWRWYYWANPIAWTLYGLLTSQYGDLDIQVELAGGDESVPIRQLLKDQFGYRHEFLPVAGLAVVGFCLVFAATFAFAIKSFNFQRR, translated from the exons ATGTGGAACTCATCAGCAGCAGCAGACACGTTTACAAGAACAACTGAGAGTAGAAGCAGTGATGATGAAGAGGCTCTTTGGTTGGCAGCTTTGCAAAGATCTCCTACTTTTGTCAGAGCCAGGACTTCGGTTTTTCGCAATCTTTCTGGTGGGTTTTCTTTAATTGATGTTGCCAAACTAAGGGATCAAGAGCAGAAGCAAGTTTTGGATAAGTTGGTTAATACAATCAATGAAGATTCTGAGCTGTTTTTCAAGAAAGTTAGGCGAAGATTTGATGC TGTTGATTTGGAATTTCCAAAAGTTGAGGTTCGATTTCAGAACTTAAATGTGGATGCCTTTGTCCATGTTGGAAGCAGAGCATTACCTACCATTCCAAATTTCCTTTGTAACATGACTGAG GTGTTCTTGAGGCAACTCAGAATTTTCCCAGGCAGAAGGAAGAAACTGTCTATCCTGAAGAATGTCTGTGGTATACTTCGACCTTCCAG GTTGACTCTGCTTTTGGGTCCTCCTAGCTCTGGAAAGACAACTTTGCTCTTGGCTCTTGCCGGTAGGCTAGGACCTGGCTTGCAG ATGTCAGGAAGAGTAACATACAATGGCCATGATATGAGAGAGTTTGTTCCCCAAAGGACTTCTGCATATGTAAGCCAGCATGACTGTCATATGGCTGAGATGACAGTAAGGGAGACCCTTGAGTTCTCAGGACGTTGTCAAGGTCTTGGATATAAACAAG ATATGCTTATGGAACTgctgagaagagagaaagatgCTGGGATATTTCCTGATGAAGAACTTGATTTGTTTATGAAG GGAGTGGCACTGGGGGATCAGACAAGTGTTATTGCAGAATACGTGATGAAG ATTTTAGGATTGGATATATGTGCGGATACCCTGGTTGGAGATGAAATGCTAAAAGGCATTTCTGGGGGCCAAAAGAAGCGCCTTACCACTG GTGAATTGCTAATGGGTGGATCTCCAGTGCTCTTAATGGATGAGATATCAACTGGGCTAGATAGTTCCACTACCCATCAAATTATCAGATATCTTAGGCATGCAACTCATGCTTTTGATGGGACCACTATAGTATCTTTGTTACAACCAGATCCAGAAACTTATGAGTTATTTGATGACATTATTCTTTTAAGTGAGGGACAAATAGTGTATCAGGGACCCCGAGAAGCTGCTATTGATTTCTTTGAATCCATGGGATTTAAGTGTCCATCAAGAAAAAATATTGCTGATTTTCTGCAAGAG GTTATATCTGAAAAGGATCAAGGACAGTACTGGTCGCTCAATAGTGATCATCAATACATACCAGGGTCAAAATTCGTAGAAGGCTATCGATCTTTTAATGTTGGTAAACTTTTGGCTGAGGAGTTATCCATTCCATTTGATAAACGATATAATCACTCTGCAGCTCTGTCAACAAATAAATATGCTGTTAGAAGGACTGAACTTCTAAAGATCAGTTTTTCCTGGCAGTTTCTTTTAATGAAGCGCAATTCATCTGTATTtgttttcaaatatatacag cttcttttgattatttttatcatGACAAGCGTCTTTTTCCGAACAACAATGCATCACAACACACTTGATGATGGAGGTGTTTACCTTGGTGCTCTCTACTTTGCCATACTTATGATTCTTTTCAATGGCTTCTTGGAGGTCCCGATGTTGATAGCTAAGCTACCAGTTCTCTACAAGCACAGAGATTCACGCTTCTATCCTTTGTGGATGTATACTCTTCCTTCATGGCTTCTTAGTATGCCCACTTCACTTGTAGAATCAATTTTATGGGTTGCAATTACATACTATGCAGTTGGCTTCGATCCTCAAATAACCAG ATGCCTGCAGCAgtttttgttatatttttgtATGCATCAGATGTCAATAGCTCTTTTTCGTGTCATGGCATCATTAGGGAGAAATCTTGTAGTTGCCAATACATTCGGGTCTTTTGCCATGTTGGTTGTAATGGCCCTTGGTGGATTCATTCTTTCAAGAG ATAGCATACCAAGTTGGTGGATCTGGGGTTACTGGTTTTCTCCTCTGATGTATGCCCAAAATGCAGCTTCAGTGAATGAATTTCTTGGCCATTCTTGGGATAAG AAAGCTGCGAATAATACGGAGTCCTTGGGAGTCACATTATTGAAGGTTCGCGGTTTGTTTCCAGAGAAGTATTGGTATTGGATTGGTGTTGGTGCTTTGATTGGATATACAATTGCGTTCAACTTACTCTTCACATTATTTCTGACTTACCTAAATC CTCTTGGTAATGCACAAGTGGTTGTTTCTACGGAAGGACTCCCTGTAAAAAGAGAGGAGCAAGAGGATATCTGTTCTGACATTTCTCTTGGGGAATTTTTAAACCATTCACACTCATACAATG GAAAACAGATGAAGAAACATAGGGGCATGGTTCTTCCTTTTCAACCTCTTTCAATGTCTTTCAATAACATCTGTTATTACGTTGATGTCCCGCAG GAACTGAAGCAACAGGGAGTGCCTGAGGACAGGTTGCAGCTTTTGGTTAATGTGACTGGCGCTTTTAGACCTGGGGTGCTTACTGCattagttggtgttagtggtgcTGGTAAAACAACCCTCATGGATGTTTTAGCTGGTAGAAAAACAGGTGGATATATTGAAGGTAGTATTTACATTTCTGGGCACCCAAAGAAACAAGAGACCTTTGCAAGGGTTTCTGGCTACTGCGAACAGAATGACATCCATTCCCCATGTTTAACCGTACGTGAATCTCTTCTGTTTTCTGCTTGGCTCCGTTTATCATCCAGGATTAATATCAAAACACAAAGG GCATTTGTAAATGAGGTGATGGAACTTGTTGAGCTAAATTCCCTAAGTGGAGCTTTAGTTGGTCTACCAGGGGTTGACGGTTTGTCAACAGAGCAGAGGAAAAGGCTGACAATAGCTGTTGAGCTAGTTGCAAATCCTTCTATTGTTTTCATGGATGAACCTACTTCAGGTCTGGATGCAAGGTCTGCAGCAATAGTCATGAGGACTGTGAGGAACATTGTTGATACTGGACGAACAATTGTTTGCACAATTCATCAACCCAGCATCGATATATTTGAGTCGTTTGATGAG CTTTTACTCATGAAACAAGGTGGGAAGCTCATTTATGCTGGTCCACTGGGTGAGAGATCTTGCAAACTTATCAATTACTTTGAG GCTGTAGAAGGGGTTCGTAAAATCAGACCTGGAGAAAACCCTGCTACTTGGATACTTGAAGTTACTTCTCCGGCTGAAGAAATTTGCCTCGGGATTGACTTCGCAGAAATCTATCACAGATCAAATCTGTTTGA GCGAAATAAGGATTTGGTTGATCATTTAAGCAAACCAACTGGTGATTCTGATGAATTAAGCTTCCCAAGCAAATACTCTCGATCATTCTTCAGTCAATTTCTTGCATGCTTATGGAAGCAAAACCTGTCTTACTGGCGGAATCCACAGTATACTGCTGTGCGCTTCTTCTACACGGTTGTCATTTCATTTATGTTTGGAACAATATGCTGGAGATTTGGCTCTAAAAG GGAAAACCAACAGGATATTTTCAATGCTATGGGATCCATGTATGCAGCTGTTCTATTTATTGGAATAACAAATGCTTCTTCCGTTCAACCTGTTGTCTATATAGAAAGGTTTGTTACATATCGAGAGAGAGCAGCGGGGATGTATTCTGCTTTACCTTTCGCGTTTGCTCAG GCTACAATTGAGTTTCCATATGTCTTTGCTCAGTCACTTATCTATAGCACTATCTTCTACTTCCTGGCATCCTTTGAACTGAACCTCTGGAAAGTTGTCTGGTACATGTACTTCATGTACTTCACATTGCTGTATTTCACCTTCTTTGGCATGATGACAACTGCAGTTACACCGAATCACAATATTGCTGCAATTATTGGTGCACCATTCTTTATGATGTGGAATCTTTTCAGTGGCTTCACGATATCTCATATG AGGATCCCTATATGGTGGAGATGGTATTACTGGGCAAATCCAATAGCCTGGACTTTATACGGACTTTTAACATCCCAGTATGGAGACCTAGACATACAAGTTGAACTTGCTGGTGGTGACGAATCCGTGCCAATCAGACAGTTGCTCAAGGACCAGTTTGGATACAGGCATGAATTTCTGCCTGTTGCAGGGCTTGCTGTGGTTGGTTTCTGTTTGGTTTTTGCTGCTACTTTTGCTTTTGCAATCAAATCCTTCAACTTCCAGAGAAGATGA
- the LOC113705520 gene encoding ABC transporter G family member 32 isoform X2, with translation MSGRVTYNGHDMREFVPQRTSAYVSQHDCHMAEMTVRETLEFSGRCQGLGYKQDMLMELLRREKDAGIFPDEELDLFMKGVALGDQTSVIAEYVMKILGLDICADTLVGDEMLKGISGGQKKRLTTGELLMGGSPVLLMDEISTGLDSSTTHQIIRYLRHATHAFDGTTIVSLLQPDPETYELFDDIILLSEGQIVYQGPREAAIDFFESMGFKCPSRKNIADFLQEVISEKDQGQYWSLNSDHQYIPGSKFVEGYRSFNVGKLLAEELSIPFDKRYNHSAALSTNKYAVRRTELLKISFSWQFLLMKRNSSVFVFKYIQLLLIIFIMTSVFFRTTMHHNTLDDGGVYLGALYFAILMILFNGFLEVPMLIAKLPVLYKHRDSRFYPLWMYTLPSWLLSMPTSLVESILWVAITYYAVGFDPQITRCLQQFLLYFCMHQMSIALFRVMASLGRNLVVANTFGSFAMLVVMALGGFILSRDSIPSWWIWGYWFSPLMYAQNAASVNEFLGHSWDKKAANNTESLGVTLLKVRGLFPEKYWYWIGVGALIGYTIAFNLLFTLFLTYLNPLGNAQVVVSTEGLPVKREEQEDICSDISLGEFLNHSHSYNGKQMKKHRGMVLPFQPLSMSFNNICYYVDVPQELKQQGVPEDRLQLLVNVTGAFRPGVLTALVGVSGAGKTTLMDVLAGRKTGGYIEGSIYISGHPKKQETFARVSGYCEQNDIHSPCLTVRESLLFSAWLRLSSRINIKTQRAFVNEVMELVELNSLSGALVGLPGVDGLSTEQRKRLTIAVELVANPSIVFMDEPTSGLDARSAAIVMRTVRNIVDTGRTIVCTIHQPSIDIFESFDELLLMKQGGKLIYAGPLGERSCKLINYFEAVEGVRKIRPGENPATWILEVTSPAEEICLGIDFAEIYHRSNLFERNKDLVDHLSKPTGDSDELSFPSKYSRSFFSQFLACLWKQNLSYWRNPQYTAVRFFYTVVISFMFGTICWRFGSKRENQQDIFNAMGSMYAAVLFIGITNASSVQPVVYIERFVTYRERAAGMYSALPFAFAQATIEFPYVFAQSLIYSTIFYFLASFELNLWKVVWYMYFMYFTLLYFTFFGMMTTAVTPNHNIAAIIGAPFFMMWNLFSGFTISHMRIPIWWRWYYWANPIAWTLYGLLTSQYGDLDIQVELAGGDESVPIRQLLKDQFGYRHEFLPVAGLAVVGFCLVFAATFAFAIKSFNFQRR, from the exons ATGTCAGGAAGAGTAACATACAATGGCCATGATATGAGAGAGTTTGTTCCCCAAAGGACTTCTGCATATGTAAGCCAGCATGACTGTCATATGGCTGAGATGACAGTAAGGGAGACCCTTGAGTTCTCAGGACGTTGTCAAGGTCTTGGATATAAACAAG ATATGCTTATGGAACTgctgagaagagagaaagatgCTGGGATATTTCCTGATGAAGAACTTGATTTGTTTATGAAG GGAGTGGCACTGGGGGATCAGACAAGTGTTATTGCAGAATACGTGATGAAG ATTTTAGGATTGGATATATGTGCGGATACCCTGGTTGGAGATGAAATGCTAAAAGGCATTTCTGGGGGCCAAAAGAAGCGCCTTACCACTG GTGAATTGCTAATGGGTGGATCTCCAGTGCTCTTAATGGATGAGATATCAACTGGGCTAGATAGTTCCACTACCCATCAAATTATCAGATATCTTAGGCATGCAACTCATGCTTTTGATGGGACCACTATAGTATCTTTGTTACAACCAGATCCAGAAACTTATGAGTTATTTGATGACATTATTCTTTTAAGTGAGGGACAAATAGTGTATCAGGGACCCCGAGAAGCTGCTATTGATTTCTTTGAATCCATGGGATTTAAGTGTCCATCAAGAAAAAATATTGCTGATTTTCTGCAAGAG GTTATATCTGAAAAGGATCAAGGACAGTACTGGTCGCTCAATAGTGATCATCAATACATACCAGGGTCAAAATTCGTAGAAGGCTATCGATCTTTTAATGTTGGTAAACTTTTGGCTGAGGAGTTATCCATTCCATTTGATAAACGATATAATCACTCTGCAGCTCTGTCAACAAATAAATATGCTGTTAGAAGGACTGAACTTCTAAAGATCAGTTTTTCCTGGCAGTTTCTTTTAATGAAGCGCAATTCATCTGTATTtgttttcaaatatatacag cttcttttgattatttttatcatGACAAGCGTCTTTTTCCGAACAACAATGCATCACAACACACTTGATGATGGAGGTGTTTACCTTGGTGCTCTCTACTTTGCCATACTTATGATTCTTTTCAATGGCTTCTTGGAGGTCCCGATGTTGATAGCTAAGCTACCAGTTCTCTACAAGCACAGAGATTCACGCTTCTATCCTTTGTGGATGTATACTCTTCCTTCATGGCTTCTTAGTATGCCCACTTCACTTGTAGAATCAATTTTATGGGTTGCAATTACATACTATGCAGTTGGCTTCGATCCTCAAATAACCAG ATGCCTGCAGCAgtttttgttatatttttgtATGCATCAGATGTCAATAGCTCTTTTTCGTGTCATGGCATCATTAGGGAGAAATCTTGTAGTTGCCAATACATTCGGGTCTTTTGCCATGTTGGTTGTAATGGCCCTTGGTGGATTCATTCTTTCAAGAG ATAGCATACCAAGTTGGTGGATCTGGGGTTACTGGTTTTCTCCTCTGATGTATGCCCAAAATGCAGCTTCAGTGAATGAATTTCTTGGCCATTCTTGGGATAAG AAAGCTGCGAATAATACGGAGTCCTTGGGAGTCACATTATTGAAGGTTCGCGGTTTGTTTCCAGAGAAGTATTGGTATTGGATTGGTGTTGGTGCTTTGATTGGATATACAATTGCGTTCAACTTACTCTTCACATTATTTCTGACTTACCTAAATC CTCTTGGTAATGCACAAGTGGTTGTTTCTACGGAAGGACTCCCTGTAAAAAGAGAGGAGCAAGAGGATATCTGTTCTGACATTTCTCTTGGGGAATTTTTAAACCATTCACACTCATACAATG GAAAACAGATGAAGAAACATAGGGGCATGGTTCTTCCTTTTCAACCTCTTTCAATGTCTTTCAATAACATCTGTTATTACGTTGATGTCCCGCAG GAACTGAAGCAACAGGGAGTGCCTGAGGACAGGTTGCAGCTTTTGGTTAATGTGACTGGCGCTTTTAGACCTGGGGTGCTTACTGCattagttggtgttagtggtgcTGGTAAAACAACCCTCATGGATGTTTTAGCTGGTAGAAAAACAGGTGGATATATTGAAGGTAGTATTTACATTTCTGGGCACCCAAAGAAACAAGAGACCTTTGCAAGGGTTTCTGGCTACTGCGAACAGAATGACATCCATTCCCCATGTTTAACCGTACGTGAATCTCTTCTGTTTTCTGCTTGGCTCCGTTTATCATCCAGGATTAATATCAAAACACAAAGG GCATTTGTAAATGAGGTGATGGAACTTGTTGAGCTAAATTCCCTAAGTGGAGCTTTAGTTGGTCTACCAGGGGTTGACGGTTTGTCAACAGAGCAGAGGAAAAGGCTGACAATAGCTGTTGAGCTAGTTGCAAATCCTTCTATTGTTTTCATGGATGAACCTACTTCAGGTCTGGATGCAAGGTCTGCAGCAATAGTCATGAGGACTGTGAGGAACATTGTTGATACTGGACGAACAATTGTTTGCACAATTCATCAACCCAGCATCGATATATTTGAGTCGTTTGATGAG CTTTTACTCATGAAACAAGGTGGGAAGCTCATTTATGCTGGTCCACTGGGTGAGAGATCTTGCAAACTTATCAATTACTTTGAG GCTGTAGAAGGGGTTCGTAAAATCAGACCTGGAGAAAACCCTGCTACTTGGATACTTGAAGTTACTTCTCCGGCTGAAGAAATTTGCCTCGGGATTGACTTCGCAGAAATCTATCACAGATCAAATCTGTTTGA GCGAAATAAGGATTTGGTTGATCATTTAAGCAAACCAACTGGTGATTCTGATGAATTAAGCTTCCCAAGCAAATACTCTCGATCATTCTTCAGTCAATTTCTTGCATGCTTATGGAAGCAAAACCTGTCTTACTGGCGGAATCCACAGTATACTGCTGTGCGCTTCTTCTACACGGTTGTCATTTCATTTATGTTTGGAACAATATGCTGGAGATTTGGCTCTAAAAG GGAAAACCAACAGGATATTTTCAATGCTATGGGATCCATGTATGCAGCTGTTCTATTTATTGGAATAACAAATGCTTCTTCCGTTCAACCTGTTGTCTATATAGAAAGGTTTGTTACATATCGAGAGAGAGCAGCGGGGATGTATTCTGCTTTACCTTTCGCGTTTGCTCAG GCTACAATTGAGTTTCCATATGTCTTTGCTCAGTCACTTATCTATAGCACTATCTTCTACTTCCTGGCATCCTTTGAACTGAACCTCTGGAAAGTTGTCTGGTACATGTACTTCATGTACTTCACATTGCTGTATTTCACCTTCTTTGGCATGATGACAACTGCAGTTACACCGAATCACAATATTGCTGCAATTATTGGTGCACCATTCTTTATGATGTGGAATCTTTTCAGTGGCTTCACGATATCTCATATG AGGATCCCTATATGGTGGAGATGGTATTACTGGGCAAATCCAATAGCCTGGACTTTATACGGACTTTTAACATCCCAGTATGGAGACCTAGACATACAAGTTGAACTTGCTGGTGGTGACGAATCCGTGCCAATCAGACAGTTGCTCAAGGACCAGTTTGGATACAGGCATGAATTTCTGCCTGTTGCAGGGCTTGCTGTGGTTGGTTTCTGTTTGGTTTTTGCTGCTACTTTTGCTTTTGCAATCAAATCCTTCAACTTCCAGAGAAGATGA